The DNA sequence GGTGCGGCGCCGGCCGAAAAGCCCGCGACATCCGCCCGGAGGCGCTCCTCACGGAAGCCGAAAGAGGCGGCCGAGCCCGCCGCTGTCGTCGAGGCCTCCGACGAGACCCTCGACGAGCGCCAGCAGACGGCCACGCGCCTCCTCGCCCGCGCCATGCAGCTCGGGCACGAGAAGGACGACTCCGACTGGCTGAACAGCGGGACCGTCAAGAGCCAGATGAAGCGGATGGACCCGTCGTTCAGCGAGAAGGCGCTCGGGTACCGGTCGTTCAGCGACTTCGTGAAGTCCCGCGCCGACCTCGTCGAGCTCGACGACAGCACGACGGCCCAGCTCGTGCGCCTCGCGCCGACCAGGCCGCGCCGGGCGCGCCACAGCGGCCGGGCCACCGACCCGGTGAACTCCTGACCCGCGTCCCTCCTGGCTCGCGCTCCTCCTGACCCTCGTTCCTGCTGACACCAAGCGGGCACACAGCTTCGGCGGGTTGCATGCAGGCCATGGCACGACAGTGGATGGCGACGAATTGGGGCGGACCGGAGGACTGGGAGTTCGCGGAGGTCAAGACCCCCGCACCCGGCGCCGGTGAGGTGACGATCCGGGTGACCGCGGCGGGCGTGAACCCGGCCGACGCGAAGCACGTCCGGGCACCGCGTCCCGGCGTGACCCTCCCGGTGCCCATCGGCTACGAGGTCGCCGGGGTGATCTCGGCCCTCGGACCCGGCACCGAGATCGCATCGGGAGGCGGTGCTCCCGGCGACGAGGTCGTCGCCTTCCGCATCCAGGGCGGCTACGCGACCGAGGTGACCGTTCCCGCGAAAGATGTCTTCGCCAAGCCGCCGCGGCTCGCCGACGAGGAGGCGGCGAACCTCCTCCTGGCCGGGACGACCGCGGCACAGATGCTCCACGTCACCGACGTGCGTGCGGGCGAGACGATCCTCGTCCACGGCGCGTCCGGTGCGGTCGGCGTGAGCGTGCTGCAGCAGGCCGCCGAGCTCGGCGCCCGCGTCATCGGCACGGCGAGCGAGCGCAGCTTCGATCGGGTCCGCCGGTTCGGGGGCCTCCCCGTGGCCTACGATCCAGGGCTCGCCGAGCGCGTCCGCGAGGCCGCGCAGGGCCCGATCGCGGCCGCCCTCGACACGGTCGGAACCGCGGAAGCCGTCGATGTCTCGCTGGAGCTCGTGCCCGACCGCCTGCGGATCGTCACCATCGTCGCAGCGGACCGCGCGGAACAGGAGGGGTTCCACGCGGTCTTCGGCGCTCAGCCGGGGAGCCAGGCCTACCGCGACTCGGTGCGGGCCCGCCTCCTCCAGCTCGCCGGAGAGGGGCGGCTGCAGGTGCCCATCGCGCGGACCTATCCGCTGGCGCAGGCACCCGAGGCGCTGGCCTTCCT is a window from the Leifsonia sp. AG29 genome containing:
- a CDS encoding quinone oxidoreductase family protein, yielding MARQWMATNWGGPEDWEFAEVKTPAPGAGEVTIRVTAAGVNPADAKHVRAPRPGVTLPVPIGYEVAGVISALGPGTEIASGGGAPGDEVVAFRIQGGYATEVTVPAKDVFAKPPRLADEEAANLLLAGTTAAQMLHVTDVRAGETILVHGASGAVGVSVLQQAAELGARVIGTASERSFDRVRRFGGLPVAYDPGLAERVREAAQGPIAAALDTVGTAEAVDVSLELVPDRLRIVTIVAADRAEQEGFHAVFGAQPGSQAYRDSVRARLLQLAGEGRLQVPIARTYPLAQAPEALAFLAEGHPGGKIALLP